A stretch of Streptomyces vietnamensis DNA encodes these proteins:
- the rplM gene encoding 50S ribosomal protein L13 — protein sequence MRTYSPKPGDVTRQWHIIDAQDIVLGRLATTAANLLRGKHKPVYAPHMDMGDFVIIINADKVHLSGNKKTQKMAYRHSGFPGGLRSVRYDELLDKNPEKAVEKAIKGMIPKNSLGRQMLSKLKVYAGENHPHAAQQPVPFEITQVAQ from the coding sequence GTGCGTACGTACAGCCCCAAGCCCGGCGATGTCACTCGCCAGTGGCACATCATCGACGCGCAGGACATCGTCCTGGGCCGTCTGGCGACCACGGCTGCGAACCTCCTGCGAGGCAAGCACAAGCCGGTCTACGCCCCCCACATGGACATGGGCGACTTCGTCATCATCATCAACGCTGACAAGGTCCACCTGTCCGGCAACAAGAAGACCCAGAAGATGGCCTACCGCCACTCTGGCTTCCCGGGTGGTCTGCGCTCCGTCCGTTACGACGAGCTGCTCGACAAGAACCCCGAGAAGGCCGTCGAGAAGGCCATCAAGGGCATGATCCCCAAGAACTCCCTGGGCCGTCAGATGCTCTCGAAGCTGAAGGTCTACGCGGGCGAGAACCACCCGCACGCTGCCCAGCAGCCGGTTCCGTTCGAGATCACCCAGGTCGCGCAGTAA
- the rpsI gene encoding 30S ribosomal protein S9 translates to MAETTPETPVDEFEGVEEYTTETELVEGEYTSESLASRFGDPQPAAGLGRRKNAIARVRIVPGTGKWKINGRTLEDYFPNKVHQQEVNEPFKVLELDNRYDIIARIAGGGVSGQAGALRLGVARALNEADVENNRPALKKAGFLSRDDRAVERKKAGLKKARKAPQYSKR, encoded by the coding sequence GTGGCCGAGACCACCCCTGAGACCCCCGTCGACGAGTTCGAGGGCGTCGAGGAGTACACCACCGAGACCGAGCTCGTCGAGGGTGAGTACACCTCCGAGTCGCTCGCGTCCCGCTTCGGCGACCCGCAGCCGGCCGCCGGCCTGGGCCGTCGCAAGAACGCCATCGCCCGCGTCCGGATCGTTCCGGGCACCGGCAAGTGGAAGATCAACGGGCGTACGCTCGAGGACTACTTCCCGAACAAGGTCCACCAGCAGGAAGTCAACGAGCCCTTCAAGGTGCTCGAGCTCGACAACCGCTACGACATCATCGCCCGCATCGCGGGTGGCGGTGTCTCCGGCCAGGCCGGCGCCCTCCGCCTCGGCGTGGCCCGTGCGCTGAACGAGGCGGACGTCGAGAACAACCGCCCGGCGCTGAAGAAGGCCGGCTTCCTCTCCCGTGACGACCGTGCGGTCGAGCGGAAGAAGGCCGGTCTCAAGAAGGCCCGCAAGGCTCCGCAGTACAGCAAGCGCTAA
- the glmM gene encoding phosphoglucosamine mutase, whose protein sequence is MGRLFGTDGVRGVANADLTAELALGLSVAAAHVLAEAGTFEGHRPTAVVGRDPRASGEFLEAAVVAGLASAGVDVLRVGVLPTPAVAHLTGVLGADLGVMLSASHNAMPDNGIKFFARGGHKLADELEDKIEAVYEEHRTGAPWERPTGAGVGRVRDFGEGFETYVAHLMSVLPNRLDGLKIVLDEAHGAAARVSPEAFSRAGAQVVTIGAEPDGLNINDGCGSTHLDLLKAAVVEHGADLGIAHDGDADRCLAVDASGNEVDGDQILAVLALAMREVGTLRGDTVVATVMSNLGFKLAMEREGLNLVQTAVGDRYVLESMKDNGYALGGEQSGHVIVLDHATTGDGTLTGLMLAARVAATGKSLADLAGVMERLPQILINVKDVDKSRVNTSGELAAAVADAERELGSTGRVLLRPSGTEPLVRVMVEAADIEQARAVAQRLADVVKSALG, encoded by the coding sequence GTGGGACGACTCTTCGGCACGGACGGCGTACGCGGTGTCGCCAACGCGGACCTGACGGCGGAACTGGCGCTCGGCCTGTCCGTCGCGGCCGCGCACGTGCTCGCCGAGGCGGGCACGTTCGAGGGCCACCGGCCCACCGCCGTGGTCGGACGGGACCCGCGCGCCTCCGGAGAGTTCCTCGAAGCGGCCGTCGTGGCCGGCCTCGCCAGCGCCGGCGTCGACGTGCTGCGCGTCGGCGTCCTGCCCACCCCGGCCGTCGCCCACCTCACCGGCGTCCTCGGCGCCGACCTCGGCGTGATGCTCTCCGCCAGCCACAACGCCATGCCCGACAACGGCATCAAGTTCTTCGCCCGCGGCGGCCACAAGCTCGCCGACGAGCTCGAGGACAAGATCGAGGCCGTGTACGAGGAGCACCGCACCGGCGCCCCCTGGGAGCGCCCGACCGGTGCCGGCGTCGGCCGCGTCCGCGACTTCGGCGAGGGCTTCGAGACGTACGTCGCCCACCTGATGTCCGTACTCCCCAACCGTCTCGACGGGCTGAAGATCGTCCTCGACGAGGCCCACGGCGCCGCCGCCCGCGTCTCGCCCGAGGCCTTCTCCCGGGCCGGCGCCCAGGTCGTCACCATCGGCGCCGAGCCGGACGGCCTCAACATCAACGACGGCTGCGGCTCCACCCACCTCGACCTGCTGAAGGCCGCCGTCGTCGAGCACGGCGCCGACCTGGGCATCGCCCACGACGGCGACGCCGACCGCTGCCTCGCCGTGGACGCCTCCGGCAACGAGGTCGACGGCGACCAGATCCTCGCCGTGCTCGCCCTCGCCATGCGCGAGGTCGGCACCCTGCGCGGCGACACCGTCGTCGCGACCGTCATGTCCAACCTGGGCTTCAAGCTCGCCATGGAGCGCGAGGGCCTGAACCTCGTCCAGACCGCGGTCGGCGACCGCTACGTCCTGGAGTCCATGAAGGACAACGGCTACGCCCTCGGCGGCGAGCAGTCCGGTCACGTCATCGTGCTCGACCACGCCACCACCGGCGACGGCACCCTCACCGGCCTGATGCTGGCCGCCCGCGTCGCCGCCACCGGCAAGTCGCTCGCGGACCTCGCCGGCGTCATGGAGCGGCTCCCGCAGATCCTCATCAACGTCAAGGACGTCGACAAGTCCCGGGTGAACACCTCCGGTGAGCTCGCCGCCGCCGTCGCCGACGCCGAGCGCGAGCTCGGCTCCACCGGCCGCGTCCTGCTGCGCCCCTCCGGCACCGAGCCGCTGGTCCGCGTCATGGTCGAGGCCGCCGACATCGAGCAGGCCCGCGCGGTCGCGCAGCGCCTCGCGGACGTCGTGAAGTCCGCGCTGGGCTAG
- a CDS encoding DUF389 domain-containing protein: MLHLRMIVPADRTAAAVELIESTVGTTHLVVLPGVAREPVGDLVLCDMARESADELLHGLRNMEIDRDGSIAVENIDLSMSTRADTAEEEAPGEGADAVIWEQLAEATHEESTLSFTYLSFMGLATMIAACGVVLDNTILIVGAMAVGPEFGPLAGVCTAIVQRAPRLAARSLTALLIGFLTAIMATTLFSLLMDWLGLFSASMLDAERPQTSFIWQPDPFSFVVALLAGAAGTLSLTSSKSGALVGVAISVTTVPAAANAAVALSYGEFAQMGGSIGQLLLNLLGIMLAGTATLALQQRLWRTQRGRLKRRLRRG, from the coding sequence ATGCTGCATCTGCGGATGATCGTCCCGGCGGACCGCACCGCGGCCGCGGTCGAGCTGATCGAGTCGACGGTCGGCACCACGCACCTGGTGGTGCTGCCCGGCGTGGCCAGGGAGCCCGTCGGTGACCTGGTCCTGTGCGACATGGCGCGCGAGTCGGCCGACGAACTGCTGCACGGGCTGCGGAACATGGAGATCGACCGGGACGGGTCGATCGCGGTGGAGAACATCGACCTGTCGATGTCCACGCGGGCGGACACGGCCGAGGAGGAGGCGCCCGGCGAGGGCGCGGACGCCGTGATCTGGGAGCAGCTGGCGGAGGCGACCCACGAGGAGTCGACGCTCTCCTTCACCTATCTCTCGTTCATGGGGCTCGCGACGATGATCGCGGCCTGCGGCGTCGTCCTGGACAACACGATCCTGATCGTGGGCGCCATGGCGGTCGGCCCGGAGTTCGGCCCGCTCGCCGGGGTGTGCACGGCGATCGTGCAACGGGCGCCGAGGCTGGCGGCCCGCTCGCTGACGGCGCTGCTCATCGGCTTCCTGACGGCGATCATGGCGACGACCCTGTTCAGCCTGCTCATGGACTGGCTGGGCCTGTTCAGCGCCTCGATGCTGGACGCGGAACGTCCGCAGACCAGCTTCATCTGGCAGCCGGACCCGTTCTCGTTCGTGGTGGCGCTGCTGGCGGGCGCGGCCGGCACCCTCTCCCTGACGTCGTCCAAGTCGGGCGCCCTGGTGGGGGTGGCGATCTCGGTGACCACGGTCCCGGCGGCGGCGAACGCGGCGGTGGCGCTCAGCTACGGCGAGTTTGCGCAGATGGGGGGGTCGATCGGACAGCTGCTGCTCAACCTGCTGGGGATCATGCTGGCGGGTACGGCGACCCTGGCCCTGCAGCAGCGGCTGTGGCGGACCCAGCGCGGGCGCCTCAAGCGCCGGCTGCGCAGGGGCTGA
- the coaA gene encoding type I pantothenate kinase → MITSPPRSPDGDGPADGAPGNGAGPGEAAGHGTTSRNGTGEAAAPGSPRNGNGNRRPSEATPYVDLTRAEWSALRDKTPLPLTAEEVERLRGLGDVIDLDEVRDVYLPLSRLLNLYVQATSGLRGALNTFLGESAEQRGTPFVIGVAGSVAVGKSTVSRLLQALLARWPEHPRVELVTTDAFLYPMEELKARGLMSRKGFPESYDRRALTRFVADVKAGKEEVTAPVYSHLIYDRVPGERLVVRRPDILIVEGLNVLQPALPGKDGRTRVGLADYFDFSVYVDARPEDIERWYLNRFRKLRDTAFQDPSSYFRRWTQVSEEEAFDYARTMWRTINKVNLLENVAPTRGRATLVVRKGPDHKVQRLSLRKL, encoded by the coding sequence GTGATCACTTCGCCGCCACGAAGCCCCGACGGGGACGGCCCCGCCGACGGAGCCCCCGGCAACGGCGCCGGACCCGGAGAGGCCGCCGGACACGGGACGACCTCCCGGAACGGGACCGGAGAGGCCGCCGCCCCCGGCAGCCCCCGGAACGGGAACGGGAACCGCCGCCCGTCCGAGGCGACCCCGTACGTCGACCTCACCCGGGCCGAGTGGAGCGCCCTGCGCGACAAGACGCCGCTCCCCCTCACCGCCGAAGAGGTCGAGCGGCTCCGCGGTCTCGGGGACGTCATCGACCTCGACGAGGTCCGGGACGTCTACCTCCCGCTCTCCCGGCTGCTCAACCTGTACGTGCAGGCCACCAGCGGTCTCCGCGGCGCGCTGAACACCTTCCTCGGCGAGAGCGCCGAGCAGCGCGGCACCCCCTTCGTCATAGGGGTCGCCGGTTCGGTGGCCGTCGGCAAGTCGACGGTCTCCCGCCTCCTGCAGGCGCTGCTCGCCCGCTGGCCGGAGCACCCGCGCGTGGAGCTGGTGACCACGGACGCCTTCCTCTACCCGATGGAGGAGCTGAAGGCGCGCGGCCTGATGTCCCGGAAGGGTTTCCCCGAGTCGTACGACCGCCGGGCCCTGACCCGTTTCGTCGCGGACGTCAAGGCGGGCAAGGAGGAGGTCACGGCCCCGGTCTACTCGCACCTGATCTACGACCGGGTGCCCGGCGAACGGCTCGTGGTGCGCCGCCCGGACATCCTCATCGTGGAGGGCCTGAACGTCCTCCAGCCGGCGCTGCCCGGCAAGGACGGCCGCACCCGCGTCGGTCTCGCCGACTACTTCGACTTCTCGGTGTACGTGGACGCCCGGCCCGAGGACATCGAGCGCTGGTACCTCAACCGCTTCCGCAAGCTGCGCGACACCGCGTTCCAGGACCCGTCCTCGTACTTCCGGCGCTGGACGCAGGTCTCCGAGGAGGAGGCCTTCGACTACGCCCGCACGATGTGGCGGACCATCAACAAGGTGAACCTCCTGGAGAACGTGGCCCCGACCCGCGGCCGGGCGACCCTCGTCGTCCGCAAGGGCCCGGACCACAAGGTGCAGAGGCTGAGCCTCCGCAAGCTCTGA
- the glmS gene encoding glutamine--fructose-6-phosphate transaminase (isomerizing), whose amino-acid sequence MCGIVGYVGGQSALDVVVAGLKRLEYRGYDSAGVAVLADGGLAAAKKAGKLVNLEKELVDRPLPGGSVGIGHTRWATHGGPTDANAHPHLDNAGRVAVVHNGIIENFACLREELAERGHTLLSETDTEVVAHLLAEEFSSAGDLAEAMRLVCRRLDGAFTLVAVHADQPDVVVGARRNSPLVVGVGEGENFLASDVSAFIAHTRSAIELGQDQVVELTRDGVTVTDFDGVPADVRAYHVDWDASAAEKGGYASFMLKEIAEQPKAVADTLLGRIDASGRLTLDEVRIPDAVLREADKVVVIACGTAFHAGLIAKYAIEHWTRIPCEVELASEFRYRDPILNRRTLVIAISQSGETMDTLMALRHAREQGAKVLAVCNTNGSTIPRESDAVLYTHAGPEVAVASTKAFLTQLVACYLLALYLGQVRGTKWGDEIHAVVRDLARIGDEVERVLETMEPVRALARSLADRNTVLFLGRHVGYPVALEGALKLKELAYMHAEGFAAGELKHGPIALIEEGLPVVVVVPSPRGRSVLHDKIVSNIQEIRARGARTIVIAEEGDEAVVPYADHLVRIPATPTLLQPLVATVPLQVFACELATARGNEVDQPRNLAKSVTVE is encoded by the coding sequence ATGTGCGGAATCGTGGGATACGTCGGCGGTCAGTCGGCGCTTGATGTGGTGGTCGCGGGCCTCAAGCGGCTCGAATACCGGGGCTACGACTCGGCCGGTGTCGCGGTGCTCGCGGACGGGGGGCTCGCCGCGGCCAAGAAGGCGGGCAAGCTCGTCAACCTGGAGAAGGAGCTCGTCGACCGGCCGCTGCCCGGCGGCTCCGTCGGCATCGGACACACCCGCTGGGCCACCCACGGCGGGCCCACCGACGCCAACGCGCACCCGCACCTGGACAACGCCGGGCGCGTCGCCGTCGTGCACAACGGCATCATCGAGAACTTCGCCTGCCTGCGGGAGGAGCTCGCCGAGCGCGGCCACACGCTGCTCTCCGAGACCGACACCGAGGTCGTCGCCCACCTCCTCGCCGAGGAGTTCTCCTCCGCCGGGGACCTCGCCGAGGCCATGAGGCTCGTCTGCCGCCGGCTCGACGGCGCCTTCACCCTCGTCGCCGTCCACGCCGACCAGCCCGACGTCGTCGTCGGCGCCCGCCGGAACTCGCCGCTCGTCGTCGGCGTGGGGGAGGGGGAGAACTTCCTCGCCTCCGACGTGTCCGCCTTCATCGCGCACACCCGCTCCGCGATCGAGCTCGGGCAGGACCAGGTCGTCGAGCTGACCAGGGACGGCGTCACCGTCACCGACTTCGACGGGGTGCCCGCCGACGTACGGGCCTACCACGTCGACTGGGACGCCTCCGCCGCCGAGAAGGGCGGCTACGCCTCCTTCATGCTCAAGGAGATCGCCGAGCAGCCGAAGGCCGTCGCCGACACCCTCCTCGGGCGGATCGACGCCTCCGGGCGGCTCACCCTCGACGAGGTCCGCATCCCCGACGCCGTGCTCCGCGAGGCCGACAAGGTCGTCGTCATCGCGTGCGGCACCGCCTTCCACGCCGGGCTCATCGCCAAGTACGCCATCGAGCACTGGACCCGGATCCCCTGCGAGGTCGAGCTCGCCAGCGAGTTCCGCTACCGCGATCCCATCCTCAACCGGCGCACCCTGGTCATCGCGATCTCCCAGTCCGGCGAGACCATGGACACGCTGATGGCGCTGCGGCACGCGCGCGAGCAGGGCGCGAAGGTGCTCGCGGTGTGCAACACGAACGGTTCGACGATCCCGAGGGAGTCGGACGCGGTTCTCTACACGCACGCCGGGCCCGAGGTCGCCGTCGCCTCCACGAAGGCCTTCCTCACGCAGTTGGTGGCCTGCTACCTGCTCGCGCTGTACCTCGGCCAGGTGCGCGGCACCAAGTGGGGCGACGAGATCCACGCCGTCGTCCGCGACCTCGCCCGGATCGGCGACGAGGTCGAGCGCGTCCTGGAGACCATGGAGCCGGTGCGGGCCCTCGCCCGGTCGCTCGCCGACCGGAACACCGTGCTGTTCCTCGGGCGGCACGTCGGCTACCCGGTGGCCCTGGAGGGCGCGCTGAAGCTGAAGGAACTGGCGTACATGCACGCCGAGGGCTTCGCGGCCGGCGAGCTCAAGCACGGGCCGATCGCGCTCATCGAGGAGGGCCTGCCGGTCGTCGTGGTCGTGCCCTCGCCGCGCGGACGCTCCGTCCTCCACGACAAGATCGTCTCCAACATCCAGGAGATCCGGGCGCGGGGCGCCAGGACGATCGTCATCGCCGAGGAGGGCGACGAGGCCGTCGTCCCGTACGCCGACCACCTCGTCCGCATCCCCGCCACGCCTACGCTGCTCCAGCCGCTGGTCGCCACGGTGCCGCTCCAGGTCTTCGCCTGCGAGCTCGCCACCGCGCGGGGCAACGAGGTCGACCAGCCGCGCAACCTGGCCAAATCCGTGACCGTGGAGTGA
- a CDS encoding holo-ACP synthase, which translates to MIIGVGIDVAEIDRFAASIERTPGLLQRLFVERELLLPSGERRGPASLAVRFAAKEAVAKALGAPGGLHWTDAEVYVEGSGQPRLRVRGTVAARAAELGVKHWHVSLSHDAGVASAVVIAEG; encoded by the coding sequence ATGATCATTGGGGTGGGGATCGACGTGGCCGAGATCGACCGGTTCGCCGCGTCGATCGAGCGCACACCGGGGCTGCTCCAGCGCCTCTTCGTCGAACGGGAGCTGCTCCTCCCGAGCGGCGAACGGCGCGGGCCCGCCTCGCTCGCCGTGCGCTTCGCCGCGAAGGAGGCGGTGGCGAAGGCCCTCGGCGCGCCCGGCGGGCTGCACTGGACCGACGCCGAGGTGTACGTCGAGGGCAGCGGCCAGCCGCGGCTGAGGGTCCGGGGGACGGTGGCGGCACGGGCGGCCGAACTGGGCGTCAAGCACTGGCACGTCTCTCTGAGCCATGACGCGGGGGTGGCGTCGGCGGTGGTGATCGCGGAGGGCTGA
- a CDS encoding bifunctional ADP-dependent NAD(P)H-hydrate dehydratase/NAD(P)H-hydrate epimerase, with the protein MRTAYRVETVRAAEADLMARLPDGALMQRAAAGLAAACCSLLGKGRVYGARVVLLVGSGDNGGDALYAGARLARRGAGVSAVLLGERAHEGGLAALQAAGGRVADEPFGPLAGADLVLDGITGIGGRGGLRPDAVPVARAARGSDAVVVAVDLPSGVDADTGEVHGEALRADATITFGAYKPGLLVDPAREYAGALRFVDIGLGPLLPGVPDLEALQHDDLAWLLPVPGAESDKYRRGVVGVVAGSTRYPGAAVLAVAGALRGGAGAVRYVGPAGDAVLAAHPETLVHSGRPEKAGRVQAWVVGPGLGEGPGAGVAVGEVLATDVPVLVDADGLRGLAPDAVRGRGAPTLLTPHAGEAAALLGVAREEVEAGRLAAVRELAGRFGATVLLKGSTTLVCGAGGGGPVRVNPTGTSWLATAGSGDVLSGLAGSLLAAGLPALDAASCAAYLHGLAARRASEGGAPVTATEVAGALRGAWRDVTAGGA; encoded by the coding sequence ATGCGTACCGCTTATCGCGTGGAGACCGTACGGGCCGCCGAGGCCGACCTCATGGCCCGCCTTCCCGACGGCGCCCTCATGCAGCGGGCCGCCGCCGGCCTCGCCGCCGCCTGCTGCTCCCTGCTCGGGAAGGGACGGGTGTACGGCGCCCGGGTCGTCCTGCTCGTCGGCAGCGGCGACAACGGCGGCGACGCCCTGTACGCCGGGGCCCGGCTCGCCCGGCGCGGGGCGGGGGTGTCGGCCGTCCTGCTCGGGGAGCGCGCGCACGAGGGCGGGCTCGCCGCGCTGCAAGCCGCCGGCGGACGGGTCGCCGACGAACCGTTCGGGCCCCTCGCCGGCGCCGACCTCGTCCTCGACGGCATCACCGGCATCGGAGGACGCGGCGGCCTCCGGCCCGACGCCGTGCCCGTCGCCCGCGCCGCCCGCGGCTCCGACGCCGTCGTCGTCGCCGTCGACCTGCCGAGCGGCGTCGACGCCGACACCGGGGAGGTCCACGGGGAGGCCCTGCGGGCCGACGCGACGATCACCTTCGGGGCGTACAAGCCGGGGCTCCTCGTCGACCCGGCCCGGGAGTACGCGGGGGCGCTGCGGTTCGTCGACATCGGGCTCGGGCCCCTGCTCCCCGGCGTGCCGGACCTGGAGGCCCTCCAGCACGACGACCTGGCGTGGCTGCTGCCCGTGCCGGGCGCCGAGAGCGACAAGTACCGGCGCGGGGTCGTCGGCGTCGTCGCCGGGTCCACCCGCTACCCCGGCGCCGCCGTCCTCGCCGTCGCGGGCGCGCTGCGCGGCGGGGCGGGGGCCGTGCGGTACGTCGGGCCCGCCGGGGACGCCGTGCTCGCCGCGCACCCCGAGACCCTCGTCCACTCCGGGCGGCCCGAGAAGGCCGGGCGGGTCCAGGCCTGGGTCGTCGGGCCCGGCCTCGGCGAGGGGCCCGGGGCCGGGGTCGCGGTCGGCGAGGTCCTCGCCACCGACGTCCCCGTCCTCGTCGACGCCGACGGGCTCCGGGGCCTCGCCCCCGACGCCGTCCGGGGGCGGGGCGCCCCGACCCTGCTCACCCCGCACGCCGGCGAGGCGGCGGCGCTGCTCGGCGTCGCGCGGGAGGAGGTCGAGGCGGGGCGGCTCGCGGCGGTCCGCGAACTGGCGGGTCGCTTCGGGGCGACCGTGCTGTTGAAGGGCTCGACGACGCTCGTGTGCGGGGCGGGCGGGGGCGGTCCCGTACGGGTCAACCCGACCGGGACGTCCTGGCTGGCGACGGCGGGCAGCGGCGACGTCCTCTCCGGCCTCGCCGGCTCGCTCCTCGCGGCGGGCCTCCCGGCCCTGGACGCGGCCTCGTGCGCGGCCTATCTGCACGGGCTCGCCGCGCGGCGGGCGTCGGAGGGGGGTGCGCCGGTGACGGCGACGGAGGTGGCGGGGGCCCTGCGGGGGGCGTGGCGGGACGTGACGGCGGGCGGCGCGTAG
- a CDS encoding L,D-transpeptidase, translating to MFVLAASLAFGPVALAAEPDPLVPGVVGGGQAEYPMDTPDQVLPPLHEEEDEGIPVPEPEQDADGLVEYLPRSAVGAVGAACTAGASIHQRRVERLLGLPVDGKQSGADCRAIRAFQVKEKIKPAVGYAGPATWARAELLAARKSLDPGRRCPVKTYAVACVDLDRQLMWVRKGSKVTYPVVNVRTGRPGYATRTGWHTVYWRHKDHWSSIYDTPMPYSQFFSGGQAFHAVYGQLATPGGSRGCVNLSYADARKLWGVLRKGDRVYIWGKRPGS from the coding sequence TTGTTCGTTCTCGCCGCCTCCCTCGCGTTCGGGCCCGTCGCCCTCGCCGCCGAACCCGACCCCCTCGTCCCCGGGGTCGTCGGGGGCGGGCAGGCCGAGTATCCGATGGACACCCCCGATCAGGTGCTGCCGCCGTTGCACGAGGAGGAGGACGAGGGCATCCCCGTGCCCGAGCCCGAGCAGGACGCCGACGGGCTCGTCGAGTACCTGCCGCGCAGTGCCGTCGGGGCCGTCGGTGCCGCCTGCACCGCCGGGGCGAGCATCCATCAGCGGCGGGTCGAGCGGCTGCTCGGGCTGCCCGTCGACGGGAAGCAGTCCGGCGCCGACTGCCGTGCCATCCGCGCCTTCCAGGTGAAGGAGAAGATCAAGCCGGCCGTCGGCTACGCCGGGCCCGCCACCTGGGCCCGCGCCGAGCTGCTCGCCGCCCGGAAGAGCCTCGACCCCGGTCGGCGCTGCCCCGTGAAGACGTACGCCGTCGCCTGCGTCGACCTCGACCGTCAGCTCATGTGGGTACGAAAGGGGAGCAAGGTGACGTATCCGGTCGTCAACGTGCGGACCGGGCGCCCCGGTTACGCCACCCGTACCGGCTGGCACACCGTCTACTGGCGCCACAAGGACCACTGGTCGTCCATCTACGACACCCCCATGCCGTACTCCCAGTTCTTCAGCGGTGGCCAGGCCTTCCACGCCGTGTACGGGCAGCTCGCCACGCCCGGCGGCAGCCGCGGCTGCGTCAATCTGAGCTACGCCGACGCGCGGAAACTCTGGGGCGTCCTCCGCAAGGGTGACCGGGTCTACATCTGGGGAAAGCGGCCCGGCAGCTGA
- the alr gene encoding alanine racemase, with translation MTETPPPPRARAEIDLGALRANVRTLRARVAPHVRIMAVVKADAYGHGALRCARAALEAGADWLGTATPHEALALRAAGITDVPVMCWLWTPGDPWDQGVEAGLDMSVSGMWALDAVVEAAKAVGKTARIQLKADTGLGRNGCQPADWPELVEAALKAEVDGLVKVTGLWSHFACADEPHHPSIAAQLDVFRSMLDHAEQAGVRPEVRHIANSPATLTLPEAHFDLVRPGIAMYGVSPSPELGTSAELGLRPVMSLKASVALVKHVPGGHGVSYGHHYVTEGETTLGLVPVGYADGIPRHASGRGPVLVDGRVRTVAGRVAMDQFVVDLGGDTPEPGTEAVLFGPGDRGEPTAEDWAVAADTIAYEIVTRIGARVPRVYLGE, from the coding sequence ATGACTGAGACACCTCCGCCCCCCAGGGCCCGCGCCGAGATCGACCTCGGCGCGCTGCGTGCGAACGTCCGCACGCTGCGCGCCCGCGTCGCCCCCCACGTCCGGATCATGGCCGTGGTCAAGGCCGACGCGTACGGACACGGCGCCCTGCGCTGCGCCCGCGCCGCCCTGGAAGCGGGCGCGGACTGGCTCGGCACGGCCACCCCGCACGAGGCGCTCGCCCTGCGGGCCGCCGGGATCACGGACGTTCCCGTCATGTGCTGGCTCTGGACCCCCGGCGACCCCTGGGACCAGGGCGTCGAGGCCGGGCTCGACATGTCCGTGAGCGGGATGTGGGCCCTGGACGCGGTCGTGGAGGCCGCGAAGGCCGTCGGGAAGACCGCTCGTATCCAGCTCAAGGCCGACACCGGGCTCGGACGCAACGGCTGCCAGCCCGCCGACTGGCCCGAGCTCGTCGAGGCCGCCCTGAAGGCCGAGGTCGACGGGCTCGTCAAGGTGACCGGCCTCTGGTCGCACTTCGCCTGCGCCGACGAGCCGCACCATCCGTCCATCGCCGCCCAGCTCGACGTCTTCCGCTCGATGCTGGACCACGCCGAGCAGGCGGGCGTACGCCCCGAGGTCCGGCACATCGCCAACTCGCCGGCCACCCTCACCCTGCCCGAGGCCCACTTCGACCTGGTCCGGCCCGGCATCGCGATGTACGGCGTCTCGCCTAGCCCCGAGCTCGGCACCTCCGCCGAGCTCGGGCTGCGGCCCGTCATGTCGCTCAAGGCGAGCGTCGCGCTGGTGAAGCACGTTCCCGGCGGGCACGGCGTGAGCTACGGCCACCACTACGTCACCGAGGGCGAGACCACGCTCGGGCTCGTCCCGGTCGGGTACGCCGACGGGATCCCCCGGCACGCCTCCGGACGCGGGCCCGTCCTCGTCGACGGCCGCGTCCGTACCGTCGCCGGGCGCGTCGCCATGGACCAGTTCGTCGTCGACCTCGGCGGGGACACCCCCGAGCCCGGCACCGAGGCCGTGCTCTTCGGCCCCGGCGACCGGGGCGAGCCGACGGCCGAGGACTGGGCGGTGGCCGCCGACACCATCGCGTACGAGATCGTCACCCGGATCGGCGCGCGCGTCCCGCGCGTCTACCTGGGGGAGTAG